Within Candidatus Babeliales bacterium, the genomic segment ACCCTTCTGAACCAGTACATGGCAACCAGAGGAATGGCGTTTTTTCAAGCTATGAGCAAAAAAATTATTGATCAGATTCCAAACGATAGCACTATTAACAGCTTTCCAACTATCAAAACAAACAAAACAGAAATCGCTAGATTAGAACAATCAACCGACAACATAATCAAAAAAATCAACGCCAATGATCTCAGCACCATAACCCTCACACAAAAAGAAAAAGAAGATCTTAACAATATCTCCCTATACCAATGCCTGCTAGAAGATTTTAACAATGAAACATCAAAAAAAATGCAAGCTATAAAGATAAAGGGCTTATTAGGACAACCAACTCTTTTTAACTATTTCCCGCTAAAGCTCCAAAAGATCATTACCACACTTGCACCAGCAGGCTCTTCAGGGTCTTCAGGCACAGGCGGCAGCACAAGCACACCTGCCTTTGATCCAAGCACCCTACCTGCTCGAAAAGATCCAAAAGTTGCCACCGCTAAAACCTTGACCGACTGGACAACGCGCTGCTTTAGTGCACTGCCTGAATACAATTGCTCGTCGGAACAAGATGCCCACACAGCAACTGACTTAAGAGATGTTTATCGAACGGCGTTAACCGACGACCAATTTGTTAAGATCATGAAAAAATTTGTTACCAAAAGTAAAACAACTTTGCAACACGCTGATGCAGAGTGGGTTAATGGCGCTACCGAAAAGCCACATGATGATTTCTTTGATTTAAATAAAACAATGAACGAATTTGATCTGGCTTACATCCAAAAATTGGTTATCCCTGCCGACAATAAAGTATGCTTTATGGGCGACTACCACGGCAGCGTGCATTCGCTCTTGCGCAATTTGTGGCGCTTGGTTCTGCAAGGTTACTTGAAAGATGACTTCAAGCTAACCGACAAATTTCATCTTATTTTCTTGGGCGATTTTGTAGACCGTGGCCGCTACGGCGCAGAAGTGTGGTACACCCTCATGAAGCTCAAACTTGCAAACTGGGACCACGTACATTTGCTGCGCGGCAACCATGAAACGGAAGATATAAGTAAGCGATACGGATTTTTAGGTTGGGCAAACTCTAAAGAACGTGGCGAAGTTTATAATAAATTCACCGCAGAAGAAGTAGATATCTCTAGGCAAATTTTGCGTCTCTACAACTACTTGCCATTTGCGTTGTTTTTAAGCGCCGACGGCAACGAATTTGTGCAATGTTGCCACGCCGGGATTGCATTAAATGATACGGGGTCCTTCTTTAACGTCACTAACTTTTTAACCCAACCATGGCCAGGCATAACATTTCAAAAAATTTCTAAAAAACAAACAGGCTTTCAGTGGAGTGATTTTTCACAAACAGGAGGCCTTGTAACAGGAGCGCGCGGCGTTGCTGATGCCGTAACAGCAGATATTGAGCAAGCCAACAACTATCTCATCACAAACAACCTCAAAGCATTCTTCCGCGGCCACCAAGACCAAGTATTTGGTTTTAAAATGCTCTTTCCAGCAGGAACTCCTGTTGACCCAACAATACCAGTATCAACCTACCCAGACGGCCCCTTTCACTGGAGACATGTTGTATCACAAGCAGATCAAGATCAGGCAACAGGCTTTAAAGTCAGCAACTATCAACCTGTCTTTACCTTCACCTCTGCCTCGGAAGGTCAGGCGGTACCATTCGATTGTTTTGGTATCGTAACTTTTGGTGATGGTAAATATGAAAACTGGAAGCTCAAGATTTATGAAAAAACGCTGAAGCCAGACCGAACAATGCAGTTCGTAAAAATTGAGCGAAGCGCAAAAAATTCCCGTGGGCTTGCTGTCTCCTGGCACAAACAACCACTAACACCGTTTATCGCTGATGATCTTGTTAATCAGGCAAAAGATCTGGGCTACGGTGGCCCATCACCTCGACCATTGCCTAAAAAACCTCCTGCAACGAGCACAGGAAAACCAAGCAGCGGGGGTGCTCCATCAGGATCTTCATCGTCAACGCCGCCGCCTTCATCATCAGGCCCAGTAGCACATATAGACACTGATCTAAAAAAATCCTATGACGAAGCAAATAACCTAATAAAAACAAAAGCAACACCTTTTAAAATAAGAGATAATTTTGTAAAAAAAATTAATACAATTCGTGCGTCAGACACAACAACAACTCTTGATATTTTACTAGGCCTTGATAAAGCAACTATTAAAGAAGAGCTTCAAAAAATGGTTGCTTTTCTTACAACAAAAAATAGCAATAAAGCTTATAATGCGACAATCGCTACACTTACTAAAGAAATTGATAAATTAAACCCGTAAAAATTTAAGGAGAAAAGAGAAGATGAAGATAAAAAACGCCATAATGCTGCTAAGCTTAGCAGCACTGTTGCAAGCGGCACCGCTGAACGCGGCAGCAACCGTAGGCCCTGAAGCTGCAAAAAACCAACTACTCTCTAATTTAAGAAAACAATGCGAAGCAGTGATAGATACATTTGCAAAGAGTAACTCAATAACTTCCTTTGATTCCTGGATAACAGGATTCAGCGGTATTAGCGCAAACAAAGATAAGCTCACCACCATCTCAGATGCCCTCAAGGATGGTTCTACTTTTTGGACAAGGACAGACTGGACTAAAAAAACAGACGGCTCCCCAAACATACCAGAAGAGCCACTCAAAAAAGAACTTCGTGAGTATATCCAACTCTCTTTAGACAAACTAACCGCAGCTGCCGCTGGATCAACTCCAGCAATAACAGGCGGTCTTAACATCAATGCAAACGCCCGCATAGACACCATAGCAGATTTTTTAAAACTGTTTGATAAAGCTACAGATGCACCCACCGCTTGCACATTATGGACAAACTGGCTAGGCAGTACCGCAAGCAAAGGAGATAAGTTAAAAAATTTATGCTATTCAAATTGCTGCACTATTTTAACTAATAAAACCAACTACCCAGAAACCGATTTCAATAGCGCATTTGAAAAAAAATATGGAGCACTAACATCAGGTACATCTTGGTACAATTTTTTTAATAGAGAGCTCACAAAAATTAACTCATTGCCAGAAATTAAAGCAATTAACAAACTTATAGCCCTCATGGTAGAAAAAGCTCCGCTCTTTGCAACAACACCACCAACGGGCACACCACCAACGGGCACACCACCAACGGGCACACCACCAACGGGCACACCACCAACGGGCACACCACCAACGGGCAC encodes:
- a CDS encoding serine/threonine protein phosphatase, coding for MKRNNVIALISLAALLQATPLNAAAGPLFQLQQGLTALKSKLAQLGEALNDITNPPVVPPITPAEITKLDAIQTALATKITAAATAPATSKTPETIITEARTRFENFVTQAIQKFNAATTADPDLSKNNPQEFQDLEYYAELNPTSMRQYTAQYIDPNKLNNKELSDLKTDLEAADKALKALAAGTPYSTNAFWDAITSPRTKTDIEGDYELPDDVKNFLTRVTNTLNSKIIPKTELPRYVAKNLAFLAILYLERGGLEGTAVDTFVQLPAEYQSLDQATQEQIAQDAWSLLMAQEHDMIAQCLTLSNHASGSTQTFLQARIRTLINAASSGATGKATPEEIRAFYKHTLSAYNKPTTTKLETFYASVPPIYSAGFLYIFAKNKDKLERILKDQDANTQNRLKNLFDDINFNFEIHQFVSKKPDSSVWAKIKPATSTGTPSTQPGPKTTGTTTHLPPALSIKLSGGKAKYADIQNLDINTLHASIKELKNILSLLKKENHKRSKPALETKITNLKTKIAALESAEKAAQALKDSANAGQLLAQQQQEATDLAELDGIITTIKSTEFLPTDPTRFYTLLNQYMATRGMAFFQAMSKKIIDQIPNDSTINSFPTIKTNKTEIARLEQSTDNIIKKINANDLSTITLTQKEKEDLNNISLYQCLLEDFNNETSKKMQAIKIKGLLGQPTLFNYFPLKLQKIITTLAPAGSSGSSGTGGSTSTPAFDPSTLPARKDPKVATAKTLTDWTTRCFSALPEYNCSSEQDAHTATDLRDVYRTALTDDQFVKIMKKFVTKSKTTLQHADAEWVNGATEKPHDDFFDLNKTMNEFDLAYIQKLVIPADNKVCFMGDYHGSVHSLLRNLWRLVLQGYLKDDFKLTDKFHLIFLGDFVDRGRYGAEVWYTLMKLKLANWDHVHLLRGNHETEDISKRYGFLGWANSKERGEVYNKFTAEEVDISRQILRLYNYLPFALFLSADGNEFVQCCHAGIALNDTGSFFNVTNFLTQPWPGITFQKISKKQTGFQWSDFSQTGGLVTGARGVADAVTADIEQANNYLITNNLKAFFRGHQDQVFGFKMLFPAGTPVDPTIPVSTYPDGPFHWRHVVSQADQDQATGFKVSNYQPVFTFTSASEGQAVPFDCFGIVTFGDGKYENWKLKIYEKTLKPDRTMQFVKIERSAKNSRGLAVSWHKQPLTPFIADDLVNQAKDLGYGGPSPRPLPKKPPATSTGKPSSGGAPSGSSSSTPPPSSSGPVAHIDTDLKKSYDEANNLIKTKATPFKIRDNFVKKINTIRASDTTTTLDILLGLDKATIKEELQKMVAFLTTKNSNKAYNATIATLTKEIDKLNP